A stretch of the Nerophis ophidion isolate RoL-2023_Sa linkage group LG29, RoL_Noph_v1.0, whole genome shotgun sequence genome encodes the following:
- the LOC133546270 gene encoding transmembrane O-methyltransferase homolog isoform X1 yields the protein MLTGGTSLNKGGEPLQYTVMSSWMMAVASVPLLPVMVVVYGRHGDTISKLCRGAVAWTLRLLARGHVCARTTHAFVLAHSTHGQAESVLETFDLYARTHASASIGPLLGEALDEVVDRVHPDRVLELGTHCGYTAVSVLRLLAPAARLLSVEQDPQVADLAEEIILVAGFKHAQFQVLTGESGEVIPTLHSLLEPAPGSGGGGFQLVLMDHDPGLYLLDLLALEREGLLCSAGCSIVFILRKMREKSVQELKELTRERCQTYCITSQMDAMMEISFSQPSTHDSST from the exons ATGTTGACAGGGGGAACATCACTGAAcaaaggtggagaaccactgcaatata CGGTGATGAGTTCATGGATGATGGCGGTGGCGTCCGTCCCGCTGCTCCCCGTCATGGTGGTGGTGTACGGTCGCCATGGTGACACCATAAGCAAGCTCTGCCGTGGCGCTGTGGCCTGGACGCTGCGTCTGCTGGCCAGAGGACATGTGTGTGCGCGCACCACGCACGCCTTCGTCTTGGCACACAGCACACACGGCCAAGCGGAGAGCGTCCTGGAGACCTTTGACCTCTACGCCCGCACGCACGCCTCCGCCTCCATCGGCCCTCTTCTTG GTGAGGCATTAGACGAGGTGGTGGACCGCGTGCACCCTGACCGTGTCCTAGAACTGGGCACCCACTGTGGCTACACTGCAGTGAGCGTGCTGCGCCTGCTGGCCCCCGCTGCCAGGCTGCTGAGCGTGGAGCAGGACCCTCAGGTGGCCGACCTCGCCGAGGAGATCATCCTGGTGGCCGGCTTCAAACATGCTCAG TTCCAGGTGTTGACAGGTGAGTCGGGGGAGGTCATCCCCACCTTGCACTCTTTGCTGGAACCCGCGCCAGGAAGCGGCGGCGGCGGCTTCCAGCTGGTGCTCATGGACCATGACCCCGGACTCTACCTCCTGGACCTTCTGGCTCTGGAGAGGGAGGGGCTGCTCTGCTCGGCCGGCTGCTCCATCGTATTCATTCTGCGGAAGATGAGAGAGAAAAGTGTGCAGGAACTGAAGGAGTTGACCCGAGAGAGATGCCAAACTTATTGCATCACATCTCAGATGGACGCCATGATGGAGATCTCCTTCTCCCAACCGAGCACCCATGACAGTTCTACTTGA
- the LOC133546270 gene encoding transmembrane O-methyltransferase homolog isoform X2: MSSWMMAVASVPLLPVMVVVYGRHGDTISKLCRGAVAWTLRLLARGHVCARTTHAFVLAHSTHGQAESVLETFDLYARTHASASIGPLLGEALDEVVDRVHPDRVLELGTHCGYTAVSVLRLLAPAARLLSVEQDPQVADLAEEIILVAGFKHAQFQVLTGESGEVIPTLHSLLEPAPGSGGGGFQLVLMDHDPGLYLLDLLALEREGLLCSAGCSIVFILRKMREKSVQELKELTRERCQTYCITSQMDAMMEISFSQPSTHDSST; encoded by the exons ATGAGTTCATGGATGATGGCGGTGGCGTCCGTCCCGCTGCTCCCCGTCATGGTGGTGGTGTACGGTCGCCATGGTGACACCATAAGCAAGCTCTGCCGTGGCGCTGTGGCCTGGACGCTGCGTCTGCTGGCCAGAGGACATGTGTGTGCGCGCACCACGCACGCCTTCGTCTTGGCACACAGCACACACGGCCAAGCGGAGAGCGTCCTGGAGACCTTTGACCTCTACGCCCGCACGCACGCCTCCGCCTCCATCGGCCCTCTTCTTG GTGAGGCATTAGACGAGGTGGTGGACCGCGTGCACCCTGACCGTGTCCTAGAACTGGGCACCCACTGTGGCTACACTGCAGTGAGCGTGCTGCGCCTGCTGGCCCCCGCTGCCAGGCTGCTGAGCGTGGAGCAGGACCCTCAGGTGGCCGACCTCGCCGAGGAGATCATCCTGGTGGCCGGCTTCAAACATGCTCAG TTCCAGGTGTTGACAGGTGAGTCGGGGGAGGTCATCCCCACCTTGCACTCTTTGCTGGAACCCGCGCCAGGAAGCGGCGGCGGCGGCTTCCAGCTGGTGCTCATGGACCATGACCCCGGACTCTACCTCCTGGACCTTCTGGCTCTGGAGAGGGAGGGGCTGCTCTGCTCGGCCGGCTGCTCCATCGTATTCATTCTGCGGAAGATGAGAGAGAAAAGTGTGCAGGAACTGAAGGAGTTGACCCGAGAGAGATGCCAAACTTATTGCATCACATCTCAGATGGACGCCATGATGGAGATCTCCTTCTCCCAACCGAGCACCCATGACAGTTCTACTTGA